One window of the Corticium candelabrum chromosome 7, ooCorCand1.1, whole genome shotgun sequence genome contains the following:
- the LOC134182751 gene encoding GTPase-activating protein skywalker-like produces the protein MDSVESYFSAFVSDAAELDAINNAIWNDAIITSIEQWPERRSVEKVKRQVRRGVVHRKRRKLWLTVTGGAAFLEKQPQFYVDTVRAMYGAVVPTSFHIPGQLTPCCTLQYFWLTSDGQQIVHKILNVLAHLRPDVQSCPLLAPIVVILLHFMNESECFACAIGLLDSKRQMYFEHTHKGAAANQRSLTDVARSRASPNFKFVVRVVSERFEQRVDRRDETMYQQLKGWQTWLFGFLPFPQLVRVCDCFFVEGFKVLFRVGVAILKHFHMAHKHQGVTGDLDSAVCEFVRHHHDDLLMSGFKIRRVSRHLLDRYRERNISASQSLGEVADHDVESFIVVPQADKQSTIVMESSQWHTLWSWIPSRFEVCKPIRLFLSNDDGYNLTTLYRKCAHHEPLLLFVKTTEGEIIGAYLSSSLEGRFPKFKYFGTGETFIFSLAPEAKRYCWTGEADVTAYFIAGDDTCLAVGGGGSSYGLWLDRELNRGVAGPSTTFANPPLIPPAKPADNSFAISSVEIYAFADH, from the exons ATGGACTCAGTGGAGTCGTACTTCTCTGCGTTTGTGTCCGACGCCGCAGAGCTGGATGCTATCAATAACGCAATCTGGAATGACGCCATAATTACAAGCATCGAGCAATGGCCGGAACGGCGGAGTGTCGAGAAAGTGAAGCGGCAAGTGCGGAGGGGCGTGGTCCACAGGAAGCGACGCAAACTGTGGCTGACGGTTACCGGAGGAGCAGCGTTTCTAGAAAAACAGCCACAATTCTATGTGGACACCGTACGAGCAATGTATG GTGCAGTCGTTCCCACCTCATTCCACATCCCCGGCCAACTAACACCATGCTGTACCCTCCAGTACTTTTGGCTGACGTCAGATGGTCAACAGATCGTCCACAAGATTCTCAACGTGCTCGCTCACCTTCGGCCAGATGTGCAGTCGTGCCCACTTCTTGCTCCAATTGTTGTCATATTGCTTCACTTCATGAATGAGAGCGAGTGCTTTGCTTGTGCAATTGGTCTACTTGATTCAAAGAGACAAATGTACtttgagcacacacacaaagggGCTGCAGCCAATCAGAGATCTCTAACCGATGTAGCAAGATCACGAGCA TCGCCAAACTTCAAATTCGTCGTTCGTGTCGTCAGTGAGAGATTTGAACAACGAGTAGACCGACGTGATGAGACCATGTATCAGCAACTGAAAGGCTGGCAAACATGGTTATTCGGCTTTCTACCTTTCCCACAACTA GTGAGAGTTTGTGACTGTTTCTTCGTGGAAGGTTTCAAGGTGTTATTTCGTGTTGGTGTGGCTATCCTCAAGCATTTCCACATGGCACATAAGCATCAGG GTGTTACTGGGGACTTGGACAGTGCTGTTTGTGAGTTTGTCAGACATCATCATGATGATCTCCTAATG AGTGGATTCAAAATTCGTCGTGTTTCTCGTCATCTCTTGGATCGCTATAGGGAAAGAAATATTTCTGCCAGCCAGTCACTTGGCGAAGTAGCCGACCATGACGTTGAGTCATTCATTGTAGTACctcaagcagacaaacaatcaaccaTAGTCATGGAATCAAGTCAG TGGCACACACTGTGGTCATGGATACCATCACGATTCGAAGTCTGCAAACCGATACGTCTATTTCTCTCCAATGACGACGGATACAA CCTCACAACGTTATACAGGAAGTGTGCACATCATGAGCCTCTACTTCTCTTCGTTAAAACAACAGAAGGAGAG ATTATTGGAGCATACTTGTCTAGTAGTTTGGAGGGCAGATTTCCAAAGTTCAAGTACTTTGGAACCGGGGAGACGTTCATATTTAGTTTGGCGCCTGAAGCGAAACGGTATTGTTGGACTGGAGAGGCTGATGTTACGGCTTATTTTATTGCTGGAGATGACACTTGTCTTGCAGTCGGGGGTGGAGGAAG TTCATATGGCTTGTGGCTTGACAGAGAGCTAAACCGCGGCGTCGCTGGCCCTTCAACCACCTTTGCCAACCCCCCACTCATCCCACCCGCCAAACCAGCAGACAACTCATTTGCAATATCATCAGTTGAAATATATGCATTCGCAGATCACTAG
- the LOC134182754 gene encoding F-box only protein 30-like, whose amino-acid sequence MENGWQTYHIHCNECYKRHCNEPVGCVMTACGRGCNSILHSCKLEDHNLICPRVKVACLNALYGCPCVIERDKMSDHLLKCPAALVCTQGWSRFPSRSTTRYPPYNKDTLDWSLAMRDEMQLNSRGSCGSSVKRFPSLVPDFDPDVRWDELVMPVGEEDGGEEGDEGEERGNVDEVVVAPPDEFSVCEEECEGDEENAVGDDADVVEQTECVDVRHMKVDLAVTRVPLYIPTRHTLHQFSCRQCFRRDEIHSHHDNIHNNIICHLGVWMDIRCPLHLYGCSFTRANLIPFTSHGGRIVFNKEFSSFALRTLSSVEVGALSDMDLLSSLPVEIVLVIYDYLDSFSLMSVASTCHRLRDVSCKILTQRGVVEIVWQKDESKGKWQDHEKHWYFSTSLSQIQWTLSDEELICQHLLNCEYHKQQISERDMDERLHLPGLNRRSFEQLAATLQTQNVRES is encoded by the exons ATGGAGAATGGCTGGCAGACGTATCACATCCACTGCAACGAA TGTTACAAGAGACACTGCAACGAACCTGTCGGATGCGTGATGACTGCCTGTGGGCGTGGCTGCAACTCAATCCTTCATTCCTGCAAGTTGGAAGACCACAATCTCATCTGTCCTAGAGTCAAAGTAGCCTGTTTGAATGCTCTGTACGGCTGTCCCTGCGTGATAGAAAGAGATAAAATGAGTGATCATCTATTGAAGTGTCCAGCTGCTTTGGTTTGCACTCAAGGATGGAGTCGATTTCCATCTCGTTCTACAACACGGTATCCTCCCTATAATAAGGACACGTTAGACTGGTCGTTGGCAATGAGGGATGAGATGCAATTGAATTCGCGTGGCAGCTGTGGTTCGTCAGTGAAACGATTTCCAAGTTTGGTGCCTGATTTTGATCCTGATGTGCGTTGGGATGAGCTGGTGATGCCAGTTGGAGAGGAAGACGGGGGAGAAGAGGGAGATGAGGGGGAGGAGAGAGGAAATGTGGATGAGGTTGTTGTGGCACCACCAGATGAATTTAGTGTTTGTGAGGAAGAGTGTGAAGGAGACGAGGAGAATGCTGTGGGAGATGATGCGGATGTGGTTGAGCAAACAG AATGTGTTGATGTGCGTCACATGAAAGTAGATCTGGCAGTCACTCGTGTACCTCTTTACATTCCCACCAGACACACACTTCACCAGTTTTCGTGTCGCCAGTGTTTTAGGCGAGACGAAATCCACAGTCACCATGACAACATTCACAATAACATTATTTGTCATCTTGGTGTTTGGATGGACATTCGTTGTCCTCTACATCTTTATGGATGCTCATTTACTAGAGCAAATCTTATTCCTTTCACCTCACATGGTGGGAGGATTGTATTCAATAAAGAGTTCTCTAGTTTTGCACTTCGAACGTTGTCTTCTGTTGAAGTTGGGGCATTGAGTGACATGGATTTGTTGAGCTCTCTTCCTGTTGAGATTGTTCTTGTCATTTATGATTATCTGGATAGTTTCAGCTTGATGAGTGTGGCTTCAACTTGTCATCGTCTCAGGGATGTTAGCTGTAAGATTCTGACGCAACGTGGTGTTGTTGAAATTGTGTGGCAGAAAGATGAGAGCAAAGGCAAATGGCAAGATCACGAGAAG CATTGGTACTTTTCTACATCATTGTCTCAAATTCAATGGACCTTGTCTGACGAAGAACTCATTTGCCAGCATTTACTTAACTGTGAatatcacaaacaacaaatatctGAAAGAGATATGGACGAACGATTACATTTGCCCGGACTCAATCGCAGGTCATTTGAGCAACTGGCAGCGACTCTACAAACACAGAACGTGCGTGAATCATAG
- the LOC134182755 gene encoding uncharacterized protein LOC134182755 has product MGLGKPNCSETCFGFWTFIGKGVNSGRVCNGVHLVVVKNQNPSDATYSECRGLQVVVTLEEGSQYDDNKTLNEQKFQSRGSKWKGEEKGLLAHLSDVWKQRLETLKNGVAHYRDSADAKQELQRSLSDFMRKRTEFLTKVVNNTKPIEKLQTTWQFVEAVWKSKRDK; this is encoded by the exons ATGGGGCTTGGGAAACCGAACTGTTCTGAAACTTGCTTCGGTTTCTGGACATTTATAGGCAAAGGAGTTAACAGCGGTAGAGTCTGCAATGGTGTTCATCTTGTTGTAGTGAAG AATCAAAATCCTTCTGACGCCACATATTCTGAGTGCAGAGGGCTGCAAGTAGTGGTTACCCTTGAGGAGGGTTCCCAATACGACGACAATAAGACACTCAACGAACAAAAATTCCAATCTCGTGGATCGAAATGGAAGGGAGAAGAGAAGGGGCTGCTGGCTCATTTGTCTGACGTGTGGAAGCAAAGACTCGAGACGCTGAAAAATGGCGTAGCACACTACAGAGACAGCGCAGATGCAAAACAGG AGCTACAACGGTCACTGAGCGATTTCATGCGGAAGAGAACAGAATTCTTGACGAAAGTCGTGAACAACACAAAACCAATAGAAAAACTTCAAACC ACGTGGCAGTTTGTCGAGGCTGTCTGGAAAAGTAAACGAGACAAATAG